One stretch of Prunus persica cultivar Lovell chromosome G1, Prunus_persica_NCBIv2, whole genome shotgun sequence DNA includes these proteins:
- the LOC18793195 gene encoding uncharacterized protein LOC18793195, translating into MDPCPFVRVTVGNLALKIPVASKPARSVVHPSSAPCFCKIKLNNLPPQNAVVPCLPPEAQTLDSAAQANGVAATFHLSKSDLDRVGSKSIFAPKLCLKISIYTGRRGSTCGVNSGRLLGRVSVPLDLAGTECKPSVFHNGWVSVGKGVLKGVFSAQTQFHLNVKAEPDPRFVFQFDGEPECSPQVFQIQGNIRQPVFTCKFSFRSTGDRGTQRSRSLHLDHGNSRSWLGSFGSERERPGKERKGWSITVHDLSGSPVAAASMVTPFVASPGSDRVSRSNPGSWLILRPGDNTWKPWGRLEAWRERGGSDGLGYRFELIPDTSGAGIVLAESTLSLNKGGKFVLDLGSGSGTRPVPNSPGCSPRGSGDFGYGLWPYCLYRGFVMSAKVEGEGRCSKPAVEVSVQHVNCTEDAAAYVALAAAVDLSMDACRLFSQRLRKELCQDSELLR; encoded by the exons ATGGATCCCTGCCCATTCGTGCGGGTCACAGTGGGCAATCTCGCTCTCAAGATCCCAGTCGCTTCCAAGCCCGCCCGCTCCGTCGTCCACCCTTCGTCAGCACCATGCTTCTGCAAGATCAAGCTCAACAACCTCCCCCCTCAAAACGCTGTCGTTCCCTGTCTCCCGCCTGAGGCCCAAACCCTCGACAGCGCCGCTCAGGCAAACGGCGTCGCCGCTACTTTCCACCTTAGCAAGTCGGATCTGGACCGGGTCGGGTCCAAGTCCATATTCGCCCCCAAGCTCTGCCTCAAAATCTCGATATACACGGGTCGCAGAGGCAGCACCTGCGGCGTCAATTCCGGAAGGCTGTTGGGTCGGGTTTCCGTGCCGCTGGATCTGGCGGGAACCGAGTGCAAGCCCAGTGTGTTCCACAACGGGTGGGTCTCCGTCGGGAAAGGCGTCCTCAAAGGCGTGTTCTCGGCCCAGACCCAGTTCCATTTGAATGTTAAGGCCGAACCCGACCCGAGATTCGTTTTCCAGTTCGACGGAGAACCCGAATGTAGCCCACAAGTGTTTCAAATCCAAGGCAACATTCGGCAGCCCGTCTTCACCTGCAAATTCAGCTTCAGAAGCACCGGCGACCGAGGCACTCAAAGATCCAG GTCTTTACATTTGGACCACGGCAACTCTCGAAGCTGGTTAGGCTCGTTTGGGAGCGAGAGAGAGCGACCGGGGAAGGAGCGAAAGGGCTGGTCCATAACGGTCCACGACCTCTCCGGCTCGCCCGTAGCCGCAGCCTCGATGGTCACACCCTTCGTGGCTTCACCCGGTTCGGACCGGGTCAGCCGGTCCAACCCGGGATCCTGGCTCATCCTCCGACCTGGCGACAACACGTGGAAACCGTGGGGCCGCCTCGAGGCCTGGCGCGAAAGAGGCGGCTCCGACGGCCTCGGGTACCGCTTCGAACTCATTCCCGACACCAGCGGTGCCGGCATTGTGTTGGCCGAGTCCACTCTCAGCTTAAACAAGGGCGGGAAATTCGTACTGGATCTGGGTTCGGGTTCCGGTACCCGACCCGTCCCAAACTCTCCTGGTTGCAGCCCGCGGGGCAGCGGGGATTTCGGGTACGGGTTGTGGCCCTATTGCTTGTACAGAGGTTTTGTGATGTCGGCGAAGGTTGAGGGTGAGGGCAGGTGCAGCAAGCCTGCGGTGGAGGTGAGCGTGCAGCACGTGAACTGTACGGAGGACGCCGCGGCTTACGTGGCGTTGGCCGCTGCCGTTGATCTGAGCATGGACGCCTGCAGGCTTTTCTCTCAACGGCTGAGGAAGGAGCTATGTCAGGACTCGGAGCTGCTCCGATGA